One genomic segment of Belonocnema kinseyi isolate 2016_QV_RU_SX_M_011 chromosome 2, B_treatae_v1, whole genome shotgun sequence includes these proteins:
- the LOC117167064 gene encoding uncharacterized protein LOC117167064 — MASREKRPLAPSKSKQKASESSISSPDNKAKKGKSLQNLKQQIAQNILDAVATGSQLPPKLEASLPRKKALEKLKRNQKLRSKVSLIKAKQKIPIKTARRINTDVKKTLKPRKRKQDAKVVDTAVKAVGNSTETTDNEGKGTDSGVKGAKIIVKTVKKTKTTAKNTEDGETGEDKGKELTSASVNKVSPKLGKKQSDSFKTGKAVKSVLQKKAISKDENKSSPTGVFVLWDTKNAKTKKNPKESADNLLKSVAGADSKAAKPFSDEKNSVDVTIDEVIASCLISDSESEETEDKTEVKGTRKKKMIVGDRSFCDIEIKKEIEVDGETEIKEHSPGIEQITQLQNAIQVRRSNVPRQRALRNGKLRQLSDSGISMDLDVRKRGRLNSDEPASLEQFSETISDGNPDTESSFSESSVNDSRTIISSKDVDEEKKSLLKDESLNHIDEVIQLVSGIENNNNGEQLDNIEAGPTLRSKAKSRTSDETKIEEVKVEDSKTTTKVETPEESKKTVNIDIPKKDRILAKISEKPKSRRNSLNIDVKKVNPFAFSTDKSDGSSKSQIDQMIENIKLTIAKSIESKIYSQEKVRSLEALSKSFEVPKIEEIVAPLSTESQKVGLEERTEEEKPNISKNEVKSDSSENSIPKVADTAKEIEKLVMGDKELVDTQSQNKEEEVESSEPKISVNDDQKGDKDEVEIQVEVQEDVDQRTKKEAENTVKIDEEVDEARAVTKICLGESKVEGIPDPENSKKPGKSKTVQEISEDKTDCLDTEITKCDSADQGERVPSPIEIATPEILKPQEVSEKCIEESMDVSNKTVDSDNDFTLNISMTDEVETLESISRDVEALVADEISEKKEETDKEAPSMKMEVDNQDDVISTVEPSLPCSEKTTDESVSVEMEIETVHTNNHLSTEGCDNVSETSLQKLTQSASEETETKSDKSNEQAESSDSLSLVLSISESSQNSPKSDKTEDEDSLKDEEQKKRVLRVREKQKKADAMEVEVNENSEEKLEVEEEPAANTETHSIESALSEEKVETLQVETLEVETLQVETLQVETLQVETLQVESQALNNAQSIEKVEEEAPVRTRRVREGKKSVQNSNLKTKRSRKDGKKSDQQNKEETLLDNEVAKINENKLANKYSKSAEGAETLRGCSVPSTNETKNETNTNQNNASSNRSKSENDLENMQESERNDSHAGSFIPKESKNESLVLDEEKATKTPDTLQKDSDEASTSSDSSSSIIQETPEEKAKKEAILRLLGLESWEKAAERLNHQKARRELSSGTLKMRFQKGREKDKMRSRSPLKMVLKQGRVDGEGESLEFYTIQKEFGPSGVGESSSGANRKLTTNHRHSCDEDNEETPSKDRQSLVIPEKSSSFSIHPGRCCGDVCCYCFGKFGSLDTPMHLAQMKSDARRQKILNLERHLTKDSCLCDACYRHIDRKANQSPTNIQTRPQRPHRQFLVPKCCALDCGEPARHHVRRRWLQKVKVGLKNEVKINWESNQLTSMSFCVPHYSKVVKFLTCALCKRRLQKNQSFSLSFNETNELNQNFKPQGMEIPTIAGTFICKLCRCFTSLQIKYKTVENMHKTNKEFYKKYRAKILSCRNSGGMGNESDEMPSQGSKDKDREKRKKSKCPSQTKNGRSSSKSPEAINPASSASSSEKSTPQPSKEDESNPVKENERTDEPVKTAESATPGDLNTANDGTVRTDVQFLVIEKTIEKLKKRKALEALSYSNLSANTSESSEGANVVEILAMDKEVTLTRLPKRAKTSNDIAPAVQRLGANPSISVRTLFPGEEEMNLHANVEFGNIREVTPQGWEKCATMIQYDRDTKLLWQELQRPYGNQSSFLRHLILLEKYYRSGDLVLAPNASRNAINYSTSVHNRLISYEGPEKMDEPIMEPMSVEYTNTRRLSGGFVTERDRVPPTNTSISSYLTSTPNFPSTSQASKASPGRAVKLNPGVSIMKKPPPILQRLSFPSTSGSSALTPKPKNPQKAPMPSGGKVFQMSEPEYKRLQNLKRQKQLIGEKNSTSFNNGPAASTPPGLKSVTQFQKAQFAAQTQFQKHLRMQQEMLNRQSRSDFEPLVCDMRSLSNENTPSQNFLGNLNLPKSIQVTTKPPNPNPIPILPKIPKSLTVIPQTVSRPAEK, encoded by the exons ATGGCATCCAGGGAGAAAAGACCCTTAGCGCCTTCTAAATCTAAGCAGAAGGCGAGTGAATCAAGTATATCCTCTCCCGACAACAAAGCTAAGAAGGGCAAATCActgcaaaatttgaaacaacaaattGCTCAGAATATTCTAGATGCAGTAGCAACTGGCAGCCAACTCCCACCAAAGCTAGAAGCTAGTTTGCCTCGAAAAAAAGCACTCGAGAAACTTAAGCGAAATCAGAAACTCAGATCGAAAGTGTCTCTGATCAAAGCCAAGCAGAAAATACCCATAAAAACCGCGAGGAGAATTAACACCGATGTTAAGAAAACTTTGAAGCCTAGGAAGCGGAAGCAAGACGCAAAAGTTGTTGACACTGCAGTGAAAGCTGTAGGAAATTCGACTGAAACTACAGACAACGAGGGAAAAGGAACTGATTCTGGTGTAAAAGGAGCCAAGATTATTGTCAAGACCGTCAAGAAAACCAAGACAACGGCCAAGAACACAGAGGACGGCGAGACTGGAGAAGATAAGGGAAAGGAATTGACCAGCGCGAGTGTCAATAAAGTCAGTCCAAAGCTCGGCAAGAAACAATCTGACTCTTTCAAAACTGGAAAAGCCGTGAAATCAGTTCTTCAGAAAAAGGCCATCAGTAAAGACGAAAATAAAAGCTCACCCACAGGAGTATTTGTACTTTGGGATACAAAAAACGCGAAAACCAAGAAGAATCCCAAGGAATCGGCAGACAATCTTCTAAAATCTGTGGCTGGAGCTGATAGCAAAGCTGCAAAACCTTTTTCAGATGAGAAAAATTCAGTTGATGTAACGATTGACGAAGTCATTGCATCGTGCCTTATAAGCGATTCTGAATCGGAAGAGACTGAGGATAAAACTGAAGTCAAGGGAACAAGAAAAAAGAAGATGATTGTAGGAGATAGGTCCTTTTGcgacattgaaataaaaaaagaaatcgaaGTCGATGGGGAGACCGAAATAAAAGAACATTCGCCTGGAATCGAACAAATCACTCAATTGCAAAACGCCATCCAGGTTAGGAGATCAAATGTTCCCAGACAGAGAGCTTTGCGAAATGGGAAGCTTCGACAACTTTCCGATTCGGGGATATCGATGGACCTGGATGTGCGAAAGAGGGGAAGACTCAATTCTGATGAACCTGCCTCTCTGGAACAATTTTCAGAGACTATTTCGGATGGTAACCCAGACACTGAATCTTCCTTTTCGGAATCGAGTGTCAATGACTCTCGGACGATTATTTCGAGTAAAGACGTTGACGAGGAGAAAAAATCTTTGCTAAAGGATGAATCGTTGAATCACATTGACGAGGTTATTCAGCTTGTATCgggaatagaaaataataataacggCGAGCAATTAGATAATATAGAAGCCGGGCCAACGTTGCGGTCGAAAGCGAAATCTCGAACTAGCGACGAAACTAAAATTGAAGAGGTGAAGGTTGAGGATTCGAAAACGACAACTAAAGTAGAAACACCGGAAGAGTCAAAGAAAACTGTGAACATCGACATTCCGAAAAAAGACAGgattttagcaaaaatttcagAGAAGCCAAAAAGTCGCAGGAATAGTTTAAACATTGACGTAAAAAAAGTGAATCCTTTCGCCTTCAGCACCGATAAAAGCGATGGGTCTTCGAAGTCTCAAATAGATCAGATGATAGAAAATATTAAGCTGACTATCGCAAAGTCTATCGAGAGTAAAATCTACTCTCAGGAGAAGGTTCGAAGTCTCGAAGCTTTGAGCAAAAGTTTCGAAGTGCCCAAAATAGAAGAAATAGTCGCGCCGCTGAGCACCGAGTCCCAAAAAGTGGGATTGGAAGAACGAACTGAGGAAGAGAAgcccaatatttctaaaaatgaagtCAAGTCAGACAGCTCGGAGAATTCAATTCCGAAGGTAGCCGATACAGCCAAAGAAATCGAGAAACTAGTCATGGGAGACAAAGAATTGGTTGATACTCAATCGCAAAATAAGGAGGAAGAGGTTGAATCTTCTGAACCGAAGATTTCAGTTAATGATGATCAAAAGGGTGACAAGGACGAGGTTGAAATTCAAGTCGAGGTTCAAGAAGATGTTGATCAAAGAACGAAGAAAGAGGCCGAAAATACTGTTAAAATCGATGAGGAAGTTGATGAAGCAAGAGCAGTTACGAAAATTTGTTTGGGAGAATCGAAAGTTGAGGGAATTCCCGATCCAGAAAATTCGAAGAAACCAGGAAAAAGTAAAACTGTTCAAGAAATTTCTGAGGATAAAACAGACTGTCTTGACACGGAAATTACAAAATGCGATTCTGCAGATCAAGGAGAAAGAGTACCTTCTCCGATCGAAATAGCAACACCCGAGATTCTAAAGCCACAAGAAGTTTCAGAAAAATGCATTGAAGAATCGATGGATGTTTCGAACAAAACTGTAGACTCTGATAATGACTTCACTCTCAATATTTCAATGACTGATGAAGTTGAGACTTTGGAAAGCATTTCGCGAGACGTGGAGGCTTTGGTAGCAGATGAAATAAGCGAGAAAAAGGAAGAAACTGATAAAGAAGCACCTTCAATGAAAATGGAAGTTGATAATCAAGATGACGTAATTTCTACAGTTGAACCTTCCTTGCCTTGCAGTGAGAAAACTACAGATGAATCTGTTTCTGTAGAAATGGAAATTGAAACTGtacatacaaataatcatttATCTACCGAAGGCTGTGATAATGTTAGTGAAACTTCTCTGCAAAAATTGACACAATCAGCTTCTGAAGAGACTGAGACCAAGAGTGATAAATCTAATGAGCAAGCCGAGAGTAGCGACAGTTTGAGTCTGGTTCTTAGTATTTCAGAATCATCCCAGAATTCGCCAAAATCGGATAAAACTGAAGATGAGGACAGTTTGAAGGATGAAGAACAGAAGAAGCGAGTTTTGAGGGTACGGGAAAAGCAAAAGAAAGCAGACGCGATGGAAGTTGAAGTCAAcgaaaattcagaagaaaaactCGAGGTGGAAGAAGAACCCGCAGCAAATACCGAAACTCATAGCATTGAAAGTGCGTTGTCTGAAGAAAAAGTTGAGACTCTGCAAGTTGAGACTCTGGAAGTTGAGACTCTGCAAGTTGAGACTTTGCAAGTTGAGACTTTGCAAGTTGAGACTCTGCAAGTTGAGAGTCAAGCCTTAAATAATGCTCAAAGTATCGAGAAAGTGGAGGAGGAAGCTCCAGTTCGGACGAGAAGAGTCAGGGAAGGCAAAAAGTCTGTTCAGAATTCGAATCTGAAGACGAAAAGAAGCAGGAAGGATGGGAAGAAATCTGACCAGCAAAATAAGGAGGAAACTTTACTCGACAATGAAGTGGCGAAGATCAACGAAAACAAACTTGCGAACAAGTACAGCAAATCTGCAGAAGGAGCCGAAACTCTTCGAGGATGTTCTGTGCCCTCTACCAACGAGACGAAGAATGAAACTAATACAAACCAGAACAATGCATCTAGTAATCGGAGTAAATCTGAAAACGATCTGGAAAATATGCAAGAGTCCGAGAGGAATGATAGCCATGCTGGAAGTTTTATACCAAAGGAGTCCAAGAATGAAAGTTTGGTATTGGACGAAGAAAAGGCTACGAAAACACCAGATACTTTGCAGAAGGATTCCGACGAGGCTTCTACATCGAGCGACTCCTCGAGTAGTATAATTCAAGAAACTCCGGaagaaaaagcaaagaaagaagcaaTTCTTCGTCTTTTGGGCCTCGAGTCTTGGGAAAAAGCTGCTGAACGATTGAATCATCAGAAGGCGAGGAGAGAACTGTCATCGGGAACTTTGAAAATGAGATTCCAGAAAGGACGTGAGAAGGATAAGATGAGGTCTCGTTCACCCCTGAAGATGGTGTTAAAGCAAGGTCGCGTTGACGGTGAAGGAGAATCGCTTGAATTTTACACCATTCAAAAGGAG ttcgGACCCAGTGGTGTGGGAGAAAGCAGCTCTGGTGCGAACCGAAAGTTGACTACTAACCACAGACACTCTTGCG ATGAAGATAATGAGGAAACACCATCCAAGGATCGACAGTCTCTCGTGATTCCAGAAAAGTCCTCTTCCTTTTCCATTCATCCTGGCCGCTGTTGCGGAGACGTTTGTTGCTATTGCTTCGGTAAATTCGGTTCACTGGACACGCCTATGCATTTAGCACAAATGAAATCAGACGCgagaagacaaaaaattttgaacctaGAAAGACATTTGACGAAGGATTCTTGCCTCTGTGACGCATGTTATCGCCACATTGATAGAAAG gcaaACCAGAGTCCGACTAATATCCAAACGAGACCACAGAGACCACATCGACAGTTTTTGGTACCAAAATGCTGCGCTCTCGACTGCGGAGAACCTGCGAGGCATCACGTGAGACGTCGTTGGCTGCAGAAGGTCAAAGTTGGTCTGAAAAATGAG gtgaaGATAAACTGGGAGTCAAACCAACTCACTTCGATGTCGTTTTGCGTGCCTCATTACTCGAAGGTTGTGAAGTTCCTAACTTGTGCCCTCTGTAAACGTCGCCTTCAAAAGAACCAGTCCTTCTCGCTCTCCTTTAACGAGACAAACGAACTGAACCAAAATTTCAAACCTCAGGGAATGGAAATTCCTACGATCGCTGGCACCTTCATCTGCAAACTATGCCGATGCTTCACTTCCTTGCAGATCAAGTATAAAACCGTGGAAAACATGCATAAAACCAACAAGGAATTCTATAAGAAATACAGAGCGAA AATCTTAAGCTGTCGTAACTCCGGAGGAATGGGGAATGAGTCGGATGAAATGCCGAGCCAAGGATCCAAGGACAAGGATAGGGAGAAGCGCAAGAAGTCCAAGTGTCCAAGTCAGACGAAAAATGGTCGTTCGAGTTCGAAATCGCCAGAGGCTATAAATCCAGCCAGCTCGGCGAGTTCCTCGGAAAAGTCAACACCGCAGCCAAGTAAGGAGGATGAATCCAACCCCGTGAAAGAGAATGAAAGGACTGATGAACCAGTGAAAACTGCTGAAAGTGCAACACCTGGAGATTTGAACACTGCAAATGACGGCACTGTCCGTACGGACGTTCAATTCTTAGTGATTGAAAAGACAATTGAGAAGCTGAAGAAGCGGAAGGCCCTCGAAGCACTCAGTTACTCGAATTTGAGTGCGAACACAAGTGAGTCGAGTGAAGGGGCAAACGTGGTCGAGATTCTCGCGATGGACAAGGAAGTGACCTTGACAAGGCTACCGAAGAGGGCGAAAACGAGTAATGATATCGCGCCCGCTGTTCAAAGACTGGGAGCGAATCCTTCAATCAGCGTTCGTACCCTCTTCCCAGGGGAGGAAGAAATGAACCTGCACGCGAACGTCGAATTCGGTAATATTCGGGAAGTGACGCCTCAGGGTTGGGAGAAGTGCGCGACGATGATACAGTACGACAGAGATACGAAGCTGCTTTGGCAGGAGTTGCAGAGGCCTTACGGTAACCAGAGTTCGTTCCTGAGACATTTGATTTTATTGGAGAAATATTATCGCTCGGGGGATCTTGTTCTGGCACCGAATGCATCTAGAAATGCGATTAATTACTCTACCTCGGTTCACAATCGACTGATTTCCTACGAGGGTCCTGAGAAGATGGATGAACCAATCATGGAGCCGATGTCTGTTGAGTATACTAACACGCGAAGATTGAGTGGAGGATTCGTGACGGAGAGAGACCGAGTTCCGCCGACGAACACTAGTATTAGTTCCTACCTGACCAGCACGCCCAATTTCCCGAGCACATCGCAAGCATCAAAG GCGAGCCCGGGTAGAGCGGTGAAGCTGAACCCCGGAGTTTCAATAATGAAGAAGCCACCTCCGATTCTTCAGCGGCTGAGCTTTCCATCAACGAGTGGAAGTTCCGCCTTAACTCCGAAGCCAAAAAATCCTCAAAAGGCCCCGATGCCGTCCGGAGGTAAGGTATTTCAGATGAGCGAACCGGAGTACAAGCGGCTTCAGAATCTCAAGCGTCAGAAGCAACTCATAGGCGAGAAAAACTCTACGAGTTTTAACAATGGCCCAGCTGCTAGTACGCCTCCAGGTCTGAAATCTGTGACACAGTTTCAAAAAGCGCAGTTTGCAGCGCAAACTCAGTTTCAAAAGCACCTCAGGATGCAGCAGGAGATGCTGAACCGTCAGAGCAGGAGTGACTTTGAGCCTCTCGTTTGCGACATGAGGAGTCTCTCGAACGAGAACACACCTTCGCAAAATTTCCTTGGGAATTTAAATCTTCCCAAATCGATTCAGGTGACGACCAAGCCACCAAACCCAAACCCAATTCCGATTCTACCGAAAATTCCAAAGTCCTTAACCGTGATACCCCAAACAGTGTCGAGACCTGCCGAAAAGTGA